One Pseudomonas brassicacearum genomic region harbors:
- a CDS encoding PadR family transcriptional regulator has protein sequence MTVSYSLPKNDGFEHPPATRERGSRGPRVFASGDLKLLLLALIAEQPCHGYDLIRRIGHMFDGAYSPSPGVIYPTLTFLEMSTLITCGVEDGKKCYRVTDAGRLSLEDQAVALEEVRRRIEASKRTLRGQDRPPEIHEAVYNLRHALQKHPGHWSPEEIMRVCDLLNDTAKAIIDGPDRPPVSESTP, from the coding sequence GGCAACCCGTGAACGTGGCAGCCGTGGCCCACGGGTTTTCGCGTCCGGCGATCTGAAACTGCTGTTGCTGGCGCTGATTGCCGAACAGCCTTGCCACGGCTATGACCTGATCCGCCGGATCGGGCACATGTTCGACGGTGCCTACAGTCCCAGCCCCGGCGTGATCTACCCGACCCTGACCTTCCTGGAAATGAGCACGCTAATCACCTGCGGCGTCGAGGACGGAAAAAAATGCTACAGAGTGACCGACGCCGGACGTCTATCCCTTGAAGACCAGGCCGTGGCGCTGGAGGAAGTGCGCAGGCGTATTGAAGCCAGCAAGCGCACGCTGCGCGGACAGGATCGGCCTCCGGAAATCCACGAAGCGGTGTATAACCTGCGGCATGCGCTACAAAAGCATCCTGGCCACTGGAGCCCGGAAGAAATCATGCGGGTATGCGACTTGCTCAACGACACCGCCAAAGCCATTATCGACGGCCCCGACCGTCCACCCGTTTCGGAGTCAACACCATGA